The Deltaproteobacteria bacterium region GCTTGATCCCGCTGCGGCGATCGCTGCTGAACATCTTTCAACGGGTGGCAAACGCTTAAGAGCACGTCTTGCGATGGAGGCGGGTGTGCGATTGGGAGCCTCCGCTGAATCAATGGTCCCGTGGGCGGCCGCATGCGAGTTGCTTCATAACGCGACACTGGTTCATGACGACCTACAAGACGGTGACCGGGTTCGCCGCGGTCAGCCTACGATGTGGGTCAAGTATGGAGCTGCTCAAGCGATTAACGCAGGCGATTTGATGTGGGTCGCACCTTATCTTGCGTTGGAAAAACTAACCTGTGAACCCGCGACTTGTTGGGAACTCACTCGCCTTCTAGCCCGTCAAGGTGCGACCGTGGTTCGGGGCCAAGCCATCGAATGGGAAATGACTCAAGACGCGGTGACCGCACGGGAAACTTACCTTCGTGCGATACGGGGTAAGACCAGTGCACTTTTTAGTTTGCCGGTCGCGGGCTCAGCTGTCTTAGCGGGCTGGGACGTGGAAAAAGCACAAACCCTTGCGGCAGCTTTTGGTGATATCGGACTGCTTTTTCAAATGCAGGATGATGTCCTTGACCTCTTTGGTAATAAAGGGCGAGCAGAAGTAGGGACCGACTTAAAAGAAGGAAAGATCAGCGCATTGGTTGCTCAGCACGTGGCCCTGCACCCGGAAGATAAAGAAGAGCTTCTGCAATTACTGAAGACGAAGCGCGATGAGACATCTGACGAATCGGTCCTGGATATGGTCGAGCGATTTCGCACCGGAGGTGCTCTCTTGAAAGTATGTGAAGATATTTTAGAGATTCACCAAGAGGCGTGCCACGCGGCTATTGTTCAAGAGCATCCGGGTATTCAAGATTTGATGGAAACACTTACTGCGGTGATATTGTCACCGATCGAGCACGTTTTCAGTGAGCTTCATTTGTTAGGGAAGTGAGAGCACCGCGGGAATGAAAAGTATGCCCGACTTCTTCAGCTCTTTTTCCGATAAATCGACCAATTGACGCCCCGATGCTGATGTCGACTCGTGGGTTAAGACTCGAATTGCATTTTTTTGGCACCCCAGCCACGATTTTTTCCGGCACTGTTCATCAGCTCGTTTAAGGTAGTGCAGAGCGGCATTCTTTCGAGCATGGGCTAATAATACCTTTGCTTGGCGTCCTGTTGAATTGTCCTCTTTGAATTCCGATAAGTACCTCACGGCATTTTCATACTCATTATTCTTAATGGACAACTTCGCGGCTTCTAATTGCTTGATGCCGTAAAGCGCAGCCCGTGAGTCAGCGAGTCCCATTCTGGCCCGACGGTTGATGGGCGATTTGCGAAGAACGGTTTGATAAGCAG contains the following coding sequences:
- a CDS encoding polyprenyl synthetase family protein, with translation MKFPTDTWVEAIDVMMKDVLQVELDPAAAIAAEHLSTGGKRLRARLAMEAGVRLGASAESMVPWAAACELLHNATLVHDDLQDGDRVRRGQPTMWVKYGAAQAINAGDLMWVAPYLALEKLTCEPATCWELTRLLARQGATVVRGQAIEWEMTQDAVTARETYLRAIRGKTSALFSLPVAGSAVLAGWDVEKAQTLAAAFGDIGLLFQMQDDVLDLFGNKGRAEVGTDLKEGKISALVAQHVALHPEDKEELLQLLKTKRDETSDESVLDMVERFRTGGALLKVCEDILEIHQEACHAAIVQEHPGIQDLMETLTAVILSPIEHVFSELHLLGK